The Drosophila innubila isolate TH190305 chromosome 3R unlocalized genomic scaffold, UK_Dinn_1.0 2_E_3R, whole genome shotgun sequence genome has a segment encoding these proteins:
- the LOC117791781 gene encoding wolframin, producing the protein MATWTQNAPTGVSKRRRWNLEDRASLNKLKEHIAEEGCPQVQYDLGKKLLENAIEPNVANESQKAVHWLVSAAQQGHEEAVRLLRKCYNDGNGITAENADEVRRCLAMTPGERAARKAARELFACLSNGNEHITPKQLERKMRRIYNLQRKRRRRGAGVDDASSSNTDDDGSEWEREPLEDAVTVGRANVERRRFITEANLVSAASNYSAGRMPSVNETLTLSVPHPQSLDHVPCFYRMIFHPLVFFTLLYHRFINLVIAMPAMLPISVRCSLLVLVAWWSTVEDTERQLLPMISYYLSLGVMLWSTCRMLKTKQQFVDFRIWSGLFLSYGDHNIEAEISEQRFLRNNMKPYLYYFCAFICNLIVYPLVTDAWLPHSELTIISGASTFITLGVFMYASSHLLPDWLVIVSFAVNVLAKYPYELDEVVSTHWRFLDLRVPTFSSFVIGNGIEFCLNCRTALYLLIPILLVLLAKRSGWHGVYTYLIPHCVTLSWLQVCIVTSQSATVFGAMRAALGLAGVVLFLPLFGIVALLVPVFVAIDSLGLTSEHLRWGTTAIACSLVVLLSCVLALNRATQKYITMLQLLVGLTTACVLVFPYMTSSFKDTPRFNAMPTVLSNPSVGRHSLPDALQWERFYELCAQPVQEQPNKIKAQLRCSHLNGMYVAWEGKVTHVQIARVSNMLEDMVANYLPTWLGKLLRCVHGENIAKHFQCDPQKDAQCVEWQRVIKALSAQTGHCTLQRWNRYEYELIVQVAASQSGSLLSRSTSMGVVLRAHHDFGNFTQRLHRGDRVMFYGTLHNSRLLANNVQEHYVLGSSGPPQVELKTIECLDCQSSDLRTASIQRAVLTSPVDARMQDLMRGIKYLLNALLSPLITFK; encoded by the exons ATGGCCACCTGGACCCAAAATGCGCCGACAGGTGTAAGCAAAAGGAGGCGCTGGAATCTCGAAG ACCGCGCCTCGCTAAACAAATTGAAGGAGCACATTGCAGAGGAGGGATGCCCGCAAGTTCAATACGATTTAGGGAAGAAGCTGCTGGAGAATGCAATTG AACCAAACGTGGCCAATGAGAGCCAGAAGGCCGTCCACTGGCTGGTCAGTGCTGCCCAGCAGGGCCATGAGGAAGCTGTTCGTCTGCTCCGAAAGTGCTACAATGATGGCAATGGCATCACGGCCGAGAACGCGGATGAGGTGCGTCGCTGTCTGGCAATGACGCCGGGCGAGCGTGCAGCCCGTAAAGCGGCTCGTGAGCTCTTTGCCTGTTTGTCCAATGGCAATGAGCACATAACTCCCAAGCAGCTGGAACGCAAAATGCGACGCATTTACAATTTGCAGCGCAAGCGACGACGTCGTGGAGCTGGTGTCGATGATGCCTCCTCCTCCAATACGGACGACGACGGCAGCGAATGGGAGCGTGAGCCTTTGGAGGATGCAGTCACCGTTGGACGTGCGAATGTGGAGAGACGTCGCTTCATCACCGAGGCGAATCTCGTGTCAGCTGCATCCAACTATAGCGCCGGTCGCATGCCCAGTGTGAACGAGACGCTGACACTGTCAGTGCCGCATCCACAGAGCTTGGATCACGTGCCATGTTTCTATCGCATGATCTTCCATCCTCTGGTATTCTTCACGCTGCTTTACCACCGCTTCATCAATCTGGTTATCGCCATGCCTGCCATGCTGCCCATCAGTGTGCGCTGCAGTCTGCTGGTGTTGGTGGCATGGTGGAGCACAGTTGAGGATACGGAGCGTCAATTGCTGCCCATGATTAGCTACTATCTGAGTCTGGGCGTCATGCTGTGGTCCACTTGCAGAATGCTGAAGACCAAGCAGCAATTTGTGGACTTTCGCATTTGGTCGGGATTGTTCCTCAGCTACGGCGATCACAACATCGAGGCAGAGATCTCCGAGCAGCGGTTCTTGCGCAACAATATGAAACCATATCTGTATTACTTTTGTGCCTTCATCTGCAACCTAATTGTGTATCCGTTGGTAACAGATGCCTGGCTGCCACACTCGGAGTTAACCATCATCTCCGGCGCCTCCACATTCATCACGTTGGGCGTCTTTATGTACGCCTCCTCGCATCTGCTGCCCGACTGGCTGGTTATTGTTTCCTTTGCGGTCAATGTTCTCGCCAAGTATCCATATGAGCTGGACGAAGTTGTCTCCACGCATTGGCGTTTCCTGGATCTCCGTGTGCCCACCTTTTCATCCTTTGTCATTGGCAACGGGATTGAATTCTGCTTGAACTGCCGCACTGCTCTATACCTCCTGATACCCATCCTCCTCGTGCTCTTGGCCAAGCGCTCCGGCTGGCATGGCGTCTACACCTATTTGATTCCGCATTGCGTCACCCTCAGCTGGCTGCAGGTCTGCATCGTCACCTCGCAGAGTGCGACTGTGTTCGGAGCGATGCGTGCTGCCTTGGGATTAGCTGGTGTTGTGCTGTTCCTGCCACTCTTTGGTATTGTGGCACTGCTGGTGCCCGTCTTCGTTGCCATCGACAGCCTTGGATTGACCAGTGAGCATCTTCGCTGGGGCACCACAGCCATCGCCTGTTCCCTGGTGGTGCTGCTCTCCTGTGTCTTGGCCCTTAACCGTGCCACACAAAAGTACATCACCATGTTGCAG CTGCTCGTCGGTCTCACCACAGCCTGTGTGCTGGTCTTCCCCTACATGACGTCCAGTTTCAAGGATACGCCTCGGTTCAACGCCATGCCCACTGTCTTGTCAAATCCAAGTGTTGGCCGGCACTCCCTTCCAGATGCCCTGCAATGGGAACGCTTTTACGAGCTTTGCGCACAGCCTGTCCAGGAGCAGCCGAACAAAATAAAGGCCCAGTTGCGGTGCTCCCATCTCAATGGCATGTACGTGGCTTGGGAGGGGAAAGTGACACACGTGCAAATTGCTCGTGTCTCGAATATGCTGGAGGATATGGTGGCCAACTATCTGCCCACATGGCTGGGCAAGCTGCTGCGCTGTGTGCACGGCGAGAACATTGCCAAGCATTTTCAATGTGACCCCCAGAAGGATGCTCAGTGCGTTGAGTGGCAGCGGGTAATTAAAGCTCTCAGTGCACAAACTGGACACTGCACGCTACAACGCTGGAATCGCTATGAATACGAGCTAATCGTTCAGGTGGcagccagtcagtcaggcagtcTCCTGAGTCGCTCCACATCCATGGGAGTTGTCCTTCGAGCTCATCACGATTTTGGCAACTTTACCCAACGTCTGCATCGAGGGGACCGAGTGATGTTCTATGGAACACTCCACAACTCCCGATTGCTGGCAAACAATGTACAAGAGCATTACGTGCTTGGGTCCAGCGGACCGCCGCAGGTGGAGCTTAAGACAATTGAGTGCTTGGATTGCCAATCGTCGGATTTGCGGACAGCGAGCATCCAGAGAGCGGTGCTCACCTCACCGGTGGATGCACGCATGCAGGACCTGATGCGGGgcattaagtatttattaaatgcattGCTGAGCCCATTGATAACGTTCAAATAG
- the LOC117791182 gene encoding chorion peroxidase, which translates to MTDETTPLTATAGSSGYVALPPYQGPTYVFPGGVSPRARRTKMKQFQCCMTVTFIVIVIAALCLALWLSGSGYVDGKGNDAENGPSFLFVTNETGASVSETLAATKTPIPDEPEAAWALQHETLNPKEGAQAVSAGIKALGDREILEEGLQPSAINTPQFRHYRSLSTNPEARKLARRGYVENHATLDIAQRFNYTKQPGRSNIGQGPAIDLPDPSVLRLECDFNERFRRSTGVCNNKRHPRTYGASMVPYRRMVAPDYADGIAAPRASHGGLLPPARQVSLSIHRSSYETDSNFTVMLAVFGQFLDHDITATSLTTAQEGESIDCCVPGTVEQHPECFPVRILPDDPYYQHYNLSCMNFVRSAPAPTGRFGPRQQFNQATAFIDGSVIYGNLEQRQRQLRTFINGTLRMYFTDDERELLPISSNPEDGCNRMRMSRQGKYCFESGDDRANENLLLTSMHLLWARHHNYLARGLYHMNPDWDDERIYQEARKIVGAQMAHITYNEFLPVLLGRNLSQAKGLLPQSGNLNAADTYDPQVNPSIANCFAGAAFRFAHTLLPGLFNVSRDNSTPEAIELHKMLFNPFSLWTRHGIDHALLTASNTPVLRVDRFFSLEVTQKLFEGSAEDKVPICGLDLVSLNIQRGRDHGIPAYPVFRRHCRLPPVDTWEQMAQAVDNSTLESIRQIYNSPQDVDLYTGALSEPPLDGAIFGPLLSCLVSDQFMRLKIGDSHWYERKIGPQRFTKDQIAEIYKSSLSAIICRNSDGIQQVRQYVMERHRSDGNRYVDCVDLEGFDFDFEPWSEAKQPSQLHRASFSEAMSLVRLMEPSRIGNGTDDLLMGMQPMKKRPK; encoded by the exons ATGACGGACGAAACAACGCCGTTGACCGCCACCGCCGGCAGTTCCGGTTATGTTGCCCTGCCGCCGTATCAGGGACCAACCTACGTGTTTCCTGGTGGTGTCTCGCCCCGTGCACGGCGTACGAAAATGAAGCAGTTTCAGTGTTGCATGACCGTGACATTTAT AGTAATTGTAATTGCCGCCCTATGCCTGGCGTTGTGGTTAAGTGGAAGTGGCTATGTCGACGGCAAGGGGAACGATGCGGAAAATGGTCCCAGCTTCTTGTTTGTCACAAATGAGACGGGAGCATCGGTAAGCGAGACACTGGCAGCCACCAAGACTCCCATTCCGGATGAGCCTGAGGCCGCCTGGGCATTGCAGCATGAGACGCTGAATCCAAAGGAAGGAGCTCAGGCGGTGAGTGCAGGAATTAAGGCGCTGGGAGACCGTGAGATATTAGAGGAGGGACTGCAGCCAAGTGCAATAAATACTCCGCAATTCCGACATTATCGTTCACTTAGCACCAATCCAGAGGCACGCAAGTTGGCACGTCGTGGCTATGTTGAGAACCATGCCACGCTGGACATCGCCCAAAGATTCAACTACACCAAGCAGCCGGGACGTAGCAACATTGGTCAAGGGCCGGCCATTGATTTACCAGATCCGTCGGTGCTACGTCTGGAGTGCGACTTTAATGAGCGGTTCAGACGCAGCACAGGTGTCTGCAACAATAAGCGACATCCACGCACATATGGCGCCTCAATGGTGCCCTATCGCCGCATGGTGGCGCCGGATTATGCCGATGGCATTGCCGCACCAAGGGCAAGTCATGGTGGTCTATTGCCACCGGCGCGTCAGGTCTCGTTGAGCATACATCGGTCCAGCTATGAAACTGATTCCAACTTTACAGTGATGCTGGCTGTGTTTGGACAGTTCTTGGATCATGACATCACAGCCACATCGCTGACCACCGCGCAGGAGGGCGAATCCATTGATTGCTGTGTGCCTGGTACAGTAGAGCAGCATCCAGAGTGCTTTCCTGTAAGAATCCTGCCCGATGATCCCTATTACCAGCATTACAATCTGAGTTGCATGAACTTCGTGCGATCCGCTCCAGCGCCCACAGGACGATTCGGTCCAAGGCAACAGTTTAATCAGGCGACGGCCTTCATTGATGGCTCCGTCATCTATGGCAACTTGGAGCAGCGCCAGCGCCAATTGCGCACTTTTATCAACGGCACACTTCGCATGTATTTTACGGACGATGAGCGCGAGCTATTGCCAATCTCATCCAATCCGGAGGATGGGTGTAATCGTATGCGGATGTCGCGTCAGGGCAAATACTGTTTCGAGTCTGGCGATGATCGTGCCAATGAGAATTTGCTGCTAACCTCGATGCATCTGCTTTGGGCCAGGCATCACAATTACTTGGCACGGGGACTGTATCACATGAATCCTGATTGGGATGATGAACGCATCTATCAGGAGGCACGTAAGATAGTTGGCGCTCAGATGGCTCACATCACATACAATGAGTTTCTGCCTGTGTTATTGGGCCGCAATCTTAGCCAAGCCAAGGGCCTCTTGCCGCAAAGTGGAAACCTCAATGCGGCGGACACGTATGATCCGCAAGTGAATCCCAGCATTGCCAATTGCTTTGCGGGAGCTGCTTTTCGCTTTGCTCACACCTTGCTGCCGGGTTTGTTTAATGTGTCACGGGATAATAGCACGCCCGAGGCTATAGAGCTCCACAAAATGCTCTTCAATCCGTTCTCGCTCTGGACGCGTCATGGCATCGATCATGCTCTGTTAACTGCATCGAATACTCCAGTGCTTCGTGTTGATCGTTTCTTTTCTCTGGAGGTCACGCAGAAGCTATTTGAAGGATCGGCTGAAGACAAGGTGCCCATATGTGGCCTGGATCTGGTTTCACTGAATATTCAACGTGGTCGTGATCATGGCATTCCAGCTTATCCTGTTTTCCGTCGTCACTGTCGACTGCCTCCAGTGGATACCTGGGAGCAAATGGCTCAGGCTGTGGATAACTCTACCTTGGAATCCATCCGGCAAATCTACAA TTCCCCTCAGGATGTTGATCTTTATACGGGCGCTCTTAGCGAACCGCCGCTAGATGGCGCCATATTCGGTCCATTGCTTAGCTGTTTGGTTTCTGACCAGTTTATGCGTCTCAAGATCGGCGATTCACATTGGTATGAGCGCAAGATTGGGCCACAACGATTTACCAAAG accaaaTCGCAGAGATTTATAAAAGCAGCCTGTCAGCTATTATCTGTCGCAACTCCGATGGCATTCAACAGGTGCGCCAATATGTTATGGAGCGCCATAGATCGGATGGTAATCGCTATGTCGACTGTGTCGACTTGGAAGGATTTGACTTTGATTTTGAGCCCTGGTCAGAGGCCAAACAGCCGTCACAGCTACACAGGGCGAGCTTCAGTGAAGCGATGTCCTTGGTACGTCTAATGGAGCCCTCTAGGATAGGCAATGGAACAGACGATCTTCTTATGGG caTGCAGCCAATGAAAAAACGACCAAAATAA
- the LOC117789416 gene encoding membrane-bound alkaline phosphatase: MLILSNVAIVIGVQLLLGGASWAAPECTRSAEYCQERLMHPDLPEPKLRQQRKVEGEETNAYWRELGTQFVKDKLAAQLKKGKAKNVIMFLGDGMGITTTSAARNLLGGEEKMLSFEQFPYIGLAKTYAVDKIVPDSACTATAYLCGVKGQEGTIGVNGAVPRTDCKAMLNESTHVDSIAKWAMDAGKWAGLVTTTRVTHASPSGVYAHIAERDWENDAEVEADCGPNSGVRDIAYQLANGKVGSKLKLIMGGGRQHFVDSSKEAWGKRKDGLHLINEFKAADSQNVYVTTADELMGLDLKQPKRLLGLFQDDHLLYHLQTNESTTQPTLEQMTRKAIEYMSQNDEGYFLFIEGGRIDQAHHDNKARMALDETIEFSKAIAAARELTNEEDTLLVVTADHSHVFTYAGYSYRGSDIFGTAPAKAKDGKPHMVLSYSNGPSYEHFYDAETKERIDPTTQIKGVYDEVFPAGVPLELDTHGGDDVLVYAHGPWSHLFTGVYEQSAIPHLMAYSSCLGDGLTMCT; this comes from the exons ATGTTGATTCTGTCAAACGTTGCGATTGTGATCGGAGTGCAACTGCTTCTCGGTGGCGCCTCTTGGGCGGCACCAGAATGCACGCGGAGTGCCGAGTATTGTCAGGAGCGGCTAATGCATCCGGATTTGCCGGAGCCAAAGCTGCGGCAGCAACGCAAGGTGGAGGGCGAGGAGACCAATGCCTATTGGCGGGAGCTGGGCACACAGTTTGTGAAGGACAAACTAGCCGCACAATTGAAGAAGGGCAAGGCCAAGAATGTGATCATGTTCCTAGGTGATGGCATGGGAATTACAACCACCTCGGCGGCCCGTAATCTTCTGGGTGGCGAGGAGAAGATGCTGTCTTTTGAGCAGTTCCCTTACATTGGCCTAGCCAAGACCTACGCAGTGGATAAGATTGTGCCCGACTCGGCGTGCACAGCCACCGCTTATCTATGTGGTGTTAAGGGTCAGGAGGGCACCATTGGCGTCAATGGAGCTGTGCCCAGAACCGATTGTAAGGCCATGCTGAACGAGAGCACACACGTCGACTCCATTGCCAAGTGGGCCATGGATGCCGGCAAATGGGCGGGTCTGGTGACCACCACCCGGGTGACTCATGCCTCGCCATCCGGCGTATATGCCCATATTGCGGAGCGTGACTGGGAGAACGATGCAGAAGTCGAAGCCGACTGTGGTCCCAACTCTGGGGTGAGGGATATTGCCTATCAGTTGGCCAATGGCAAAGTGGGCAGCAAACTCAAGTTGATCATGGGTGGCGGTCGCCAGCATTTTGTCGATTCAAGCAAGGAAGCTTGGGGCAAGCGCAAGGATGGTCTGCATCTCATCAATGAATTCAAGGCGGCAGATTCACAGAATGTTTACGTGACCACCGCTGACGAGCTAATGGGATTGGACTTAAAGCAGCCAAAGCGATTGCTGGGACTCTTCCAGGACGATCATTTACTGTATCACCTGCAGACCAATGAGAGCACCACGCAACCCACTCTGGAGCAGATGACGCGCAAGGCCATTGAGTATATGAGTCAGAATGACGAGGGCTACTTCCTGTTCATCGAGGGCGGTCGCATTGATCAGGCCCACCACGATAACAAGGCTCGTATGGCGCTCGACGAGACCATCGAGTTCTCCAAGGCCATTGCCGCTGCTCGTGAGCTGACCAATGAAGAGGACACTCTGCTGGTGGTCACTGCGGATCACTCGCATGTCTTCACCTACGCGGGATACTCG TATCGCGGATCTGACATCTTTGGCACAGCGCCAGCCAAGGCGAAAGATGGCAAACCCCACATGGTTCTCAGTTACTCCAATGGTCCCAGCTATGAGCATTTCTATGATGCTGAAACCAAGGAACGCATCGATCCCACTACACAGATTAAAGGTGTCTATGATGAAGTGTTCCCAGCTGGCGTACCCCTCGAACTGGACACACACGGCGGCGACGATGTTCTTGTCTATGCCCATGGACCCTGGTCCCATTTATTCACCGGCGTCTACGAACAGAGCGCGATTCCCCATCTGATGGCCTACAGCTCCTGTCTCGGCGATGGTCTCACCATGTGCACCTAA
- the LOC117791524 gene encoding nuclear pore complex protein Nup133 translates to MERSMQKQLYRVSQEGSPSLRRSMPASADSTRKSFFGGNANHSPLPGALKKTALNNSRLSLSARSTTQSIPGIRSDYNVVESYGAALPVAVNEALTFAGPLSSLVSAKITQSGWAWVVQGRRLLIWQYKDAPGAVKKESPPRLGKSIRRGSGSAQCRELTLPHSDIGHKSELVSVFQVEGQQMASCIAVSATGDVRYWASIAHDNNSVDLSILAGQEFVQLLNLPTQQGYLAVTSTCTLVFLRVGLTNGRYSLHHKTIKPATSFLGGFGKRFASMLIGMNNGNDKDQFLVGMCCESNSTNGETVVAVLSDRALQRWRISNKGNMEQLIFEDMELLRKMREMILLKFWNVRMPNDNVEVDLHFLDFHVVRGYFYILVGAVNQAHTPQMYYSIVVASAQEESMRLECFTPLKLNKFFSSKTVQECLSVRIIVGTAQMYLYTPKVVYPLLLANSAPTAEMEAEKVEFHLHEDRILSAAFCNQLPLFFSRTHGLVSITPGDFDSTDLLNLSSCNSPDLFAPLSFNASFSAPDQSMLGDSTNNLPMYQLDPDDVYSELNNEVGQLKAAFLYRLKRNNNMVNTIIADLMESVTETDPNGGPLDAYKLDRVVITIAEDLAEDLPIADPRWQSVLEQYDGNRHALGSSRSMQIINQLRDKSFAFQHFIDFLHFSGVWEKLNAIPCGSNVLKPTSFILADIGEKIIAATALRALQSKMPKIIDEAIEVTVAEWDEKPTSSLTAQDIFYVKLCKFQCIFDSLADMADDRIAAQNRTTLSVAQFISDINVIVLTTLGQVFRYREQNASSFKLHSSSYENQPWTAISGSAGVHDSLSRLIDISVRYGAQCVNESELKHLLYQQILELIDMVLEGRKNYLDSVRDTEKFQVLQQQFEAQRGELISVLIKDQQFECAAKLAEKYLDFQCLVLICDETQDKDRLDEYTRKYEEFDFSQFAINWHLRQNRHGEVFERFKDNQPALAQFMRDHPSLGWIQLIFNGDFEHASKVLFDLAQCETDFVARKKSMLSLSKLAAFADSSDMTSHVEKINTELSIIEYQSHLGHDVLQNFGFDATDQKVLKAEEIINLYIAEENDAASEVEFRKALELISYVDQPYDVRHRVWCAAIRRDNWIDYDTNNAVEYIQKLLFFKIIEICQLMGQELDNFLPPMEDFLDSIELGELPQQKSFQYLLKLTYEYVGELFKQSEDMDL, encoded by the exons ATGGAACGAAGCATGCAGAAGCAGCTTTACAGAGTCTCACAGGAAGGGTCGCCGAGCTTAAGGCGATCGATGCCGGCATCAGCAGACAGCACCCGCAAATCATTTTTTGGCGGCAACGCCAATCATTCCCCTCTACCTGGAGCCTTGAAGAAGACAGCTCTGAACAATAG tcGTCTCAGCCTGTCGGCGCGCTCTACAACACAGTCCATACCTGGCATTAGATCCGACTACAATGTTGTGGAGAGCTATGGCGCCGCACTGCCCGTGGCAGTCAATGAGGCTCTGACATTCGCTGGACCACTTTCAAGCTTAGTTTCGGCCAAAATTACACAAAGTGGCTGGGCTTGG GTGGTCCAAGGTCGACGATTGTTAATTTGGCAGTATAAGGATGCTCCTGGCGCTGTAAAAAAGGAATCACCTCCACGATTGGGAAAATCAATTAGACGAGGATCTGGCTCGGCACAATGTCGTGAGCTGACCTTGCCCCACAGCGACATTGGCCACAAGAGTGAATTAGTCAGTGTCTTCCAGGTGGAGGGTCAGCAAATGGCCTCATGCATTGCGGTCTCTGCCACCGGAGATGTACGATATTGGGCATCGATAGCGCATGATAACAATTCGGTAGATCTGTCCATTTTAGCCGGTCAAGAGTTCGTACAGCTGTTGAATCTGCCGACCCAGCAGGGCTATCTGGCTGTCACCTCAACCTGCACCTTAGTGTTTCTGCGCGTTGGGCTGACTAATGGTCGTTATTCGTTGCACCACAAGACCATCAAGCCAGCAACAAGTTTTCTTGGCGGCTTTGGAAAGAGGTTTGCATCCATGTTGATTGGCATGAACAATGGTAACGACAAGGATCAG TTTCTGGTGGGCATGTGTTGTGAGAGTAACTCGACCAATGGTGAAACTGTTGTAGCTGTACTATCCGATCGTGCCCTTCAACGTTGGCGTATTTCTAACAAGGGCAACATGGAGCAGCTCATATTCGAGGACATGGAGCTATTGCGCAAGATGCGTGAGatgattttgttgaaattctgGAATGTGCGAATGCCCAACGATAATGTGGAAGTAGATTTGCATTTCCTTGACTTCCACGTAGTTAGGGGCTATTTCTACATTCTGGTGGGTGCTGTAAACCAAGCGCACACTCCCCAGATGTACTACTCTATTG TTGTGGCCAGTGCTCAAGAGGAAAGTATGCGATTGGAATGCTTTACGCCACTGAAGCTTAACAAATTCTTCAGCAGTAAGACGGTTCAGGAATGCCTCAGTGTGCGCATCATCGTCGGCACTGCACAGATGTATTTGTATACGCCCAAGGTGGTCTATCCTTTGCTATTGGCGAATTCAGCACCTACAGCTGAAATGGAGGCGGAGAAAGTCGAATTTCATTTGCATGAAGACCGCATCCTTAGTGCTGCCTTCTGCAATCAATTGCCGCTCTTCTTCAGTCGCACACATGGCCTGGTCTCAATTACACCTGGAGACTTTGACAGCACCGACTTGTTAAATTTGAGCAGCTGCAACTCGCCCGATCTTTTTGCACCCCTATCATTTAATGCCAGCTTTAGTGCTCCAGATCAAAGCATGCTGGGCGACAGCACTAATAATTTGCCCATGTATCAACTGGATCCGGATGATGTATACTCCGAGCTCAATAATGAGGTTGGCCAACTGAAAGCGGCCTTTTTGTATCGACTgaaacgcaacaacaacatggtcAACACAATTATTGCAGATCTCATGGAGAGTGTCACAGAGACCGATCCAAATGGTGGACCCTTGGATGCCTACAAGCTGGACAG GGTTGTTATCACAATTGCGGAGGACTTAGCGGAAGATCTGCCTATTGCTGATCCTCGTTGGCAATCGGTCCTGGAGCAGTACGACGGAAATCGTCATGCGTTGGGCAGCTCTCGATCCATGCAAATCATTAATCAGTTGCGTGACAAAAGCTTTGCATTTCAAcactttattgattttctaCACTTCAGTGGAGTTTGGGAGAAG CTTAATGCTATACCCTGCGGCAGCAATGTCCTTAAGCCGACCAGCTTTATTCTGGCTGACATCGGTGAAAAGATTATAGCTGCCACAGCTCTGCGGGCTCTGCAGAGTAAGATGCCCAAGATAATCGACGAGGCCATCGAAGTGACCGTCGCTGAATGGGATGAGAAGCCAACTAGCAGCCTGACCGCTCAGGATATATTCTACGTCAAGTTGTGCAaatttcagtgcatatttgaCTCATTGGCGGATATGGCAGATGATCGAATTGCAGCACAAAATCGTACTACACTTTCGGTGGCACAATTTATATCCGATATCAATGTGATTGTGCTCACTACTTTGGGTCAGGTGTTTAGGTATCGTGAACAGAATGCCAGCAGCTTCAAGCTGCACTCCAGCTCATACGAGAATCAACCCTGGACGGCCATATCTGGCAGTGCTGGCGTACACGATTCCCTTTCCCGCCTCATTGACATAAGCGTACGCTATGGCGCACAGTGTGTAAACGAATCGGAGCTAAAACATCTCCTATATCAGCAAATACTCGAGTTGATAGATATGGTGCTGGAGGGGCGCAAGAATTATCTCGACAGCGTACGGGACACGGAGAAGTTCCAGGTGCTGCAGCAACAGTTTGAGGCTCAGAGAGGCGAACTAATTTCTGTGCTAA TAAAGGATCAACAGTTCGAGTGCGCTGCCAAGCTGGCAGAGAAGTATTTGGACTTCCAATGCCTTGTGCTTATTTGTGATGAGACACAAGACAAGGATCGGTTGGACGAATATACTCGCAAGTATGAAGAGTTCGACTTTTCACAGTTTGCAATCAACTGGCACTTGCGTCAGAACCGGCATGGCGAGGTCTTCGAACGCTTCAAGGACAACCAACCAGCGTTGGCGCAATTCATGCGCGATCATCCGTCACTGGGCTGGATACAGCTTATATTTAACGGAGATTTTGAGCACGCGTCCAAGGTGCTCTTCGACCTGGCCCAATGCGAGACGGACTTTGTTGCCCGCAAAAAGTCCATGCTGTCGCTGTCCAAGCTGGCTGCCTTTGCAGATTCATCCGATATGACATCGCATGTTGAGAAAATTAACACTGAACTGTCGATCATTGAATATCAATCGCATTTAGGTCACGATGTCTTGCAAAACTTTGGCTTCGATGCAACGGATCAGAAGGTGCTCAAAGCGGAGGAGATTATTAAT CTATATATCGCAGAGGAAAATGATGCAGCCAGCGAAGTTGAGTTCCGCAAGGCCTTGGAACTTATTAGCTATGTGGATCAGCCATATGATGTGCGACATAGGGTCTGGTGTGCAGCCATACGACGTGATAACTGGATTGATTATGATACTAATAATGCCGTCGAATATATACAAAAGCTGCTATTCTTTAAAATCATTGAAATATGTCAGTTGATGGGGCAGGAATTGGACAACTTTCTGCCGCCCATGGAGGACTTTCTGGACAGCATCGAGCTGGGCGAGTTGCCACAACAGAAGTCATTCCAGTATTTGCTAAAGTTAACCTACGAGTATGTGGGAGAATTGTTCAAGCAGTCAGAAGATATGGATCTGTAA
- the LOC117790901 gene encoding uncharacterized protein LOC117790901 — translation MSCDERTALLATQLQQGQRGQHQQQLQQQQQQHIIVVPLGKDPKDYEPVFTTADHSYGLTLEELLPFALDPWWQKVRRLSIGCLWLIFLLTLLAAVTLAYFHDDAIACRPIRVITTTLPTPLALVNNGSLLLSS, via the exons ATGTCCTGCGACGAGAGAACAGCCCTGCTGGCAACGCAATTGCAGCAAGGACAGCGAggacaacatcaacaacagctacaacaacagcaacagcagcacatCATTGTCGTGCCGTTAGGCAAGGATCCGAAGGATTATGAACCCGTTTTCACAACTGCTGA TCACTCTTACGGCCTGACGCTGGAGGAGCTGCTGCCCTTCGCACTGGATCCCTGGTGGCAGAAAGTGCGTCGTCTGTCCATTGGCTGCCTTTGGCTAATATTTCTCCTCACTCTCTTGGCTGCTGTAACATTGGCTTATTTTCATGACGATGCCATTGCCTGTCGGCCTATTCGAGTAATTACCACGACATTGCCAACGCCACTTGCCTTGGTCAACAACGGCTCACTGCTGCTGTCCAGCTAA